In a single window of the Gossypium hirsutum isolate 1008001.06 chromosome A13, Gossypium_hirsutum_v2.1, whole genome shotgun sequence genome:
- the LOC107904786 gene encoding cytochrome c codes for MASFAQAPPGDSKSGEKIFKTKCAQCHTVEKAAGHKQGPNLNGLFGRQSGTAPGYSYSAANKSMAVIWGENTLYDYLLNPKKYIPGTKMVFPGLKKPQERADLIAYLKESTAS; via the exons ATGGCATCCTTTGCTCAAGCACCGCCTGGTGACTCAAAGTCCGGCGAGAAGATTTTCAAGACCAAGTGTGCTCAGTGCCACACCGTCGAAAAAGCTGCCGGTCACAAACAAG GACCCAATCTGAACGGTCTGTTCGGAAGGCAGTCGGGTACCGCTCCTGGTTATTCATACTCCGCTGCAAACAAGAGCATGGCTGTCATTTGGGGGGAGAATACTTTGTATGACTACCTTCTCAACCCCAAGAAG TACATCCCTGGAACAAAAATGGTTTTCCCTGGATTGAAGAAGCCACAGGAACGTGCTGATCTCATTGCTTATTTGAAGGAATCTACGGCTTCGTAA